In Prunus dulcis chromosome 2, ALMONDv2, whole genome shotgun sequence, a single genomic region encodes these proteins:
- the LOC117620057 gene encoding uncharacterized protein LOC117620057 isoform X2: MKLRSIMQDAKPNSSESAPLMAQNDTLRNDGVIPQLFTSVPSLNEAASYLSQTTSLFTRCFSDYSDLSSSDSGVSNEHAQELVTFSSGQPRGSFATSGDHASSSGNHSASAQSSSNATDAPSVLDGTLRSSAGDSSQNSSVLVKSDPSGPGGISIFQGLVDRVRRTVRGSADDIGWLQRDPTMPPVEDGTERFMEILGDIRHGVHRLPNSMVCLLLPGLFSNHGPLYFVNTKMSLSKMGLACHIAKIHSEASVEKNAREIKEYIEEFYWGSKKRVLLLGHSKGGIDAAAALSLYWPDLKDKVAGLVLAQSPYGGSPIATDILREGQLGDYVNLRKLMEILICKVIKGDLQALEDLTYEKRREFLKKHPLPKELPVVSFHTEAAISPAVLATLSRVAHAELPMVAPLSTGQPAKLPVVIPLGAAMAACAQLLQVRYGKKSDGLVTCCDAEVPGSIVVRPKRKLDHAWMVYSSLTDDPSEADASQVCEALLTLLVEVGKKKSDHADMEQKKSNHADVGQKKSDHAKDE, from the exons ATG AAACTGAGGTCTATAATGCAAGATGCAAAGCCCAATTCCAGCGAATCCGCACCGTTGATG GCTCAGAATGATACTTTAAGAAATGATGGGGTCATCCCTCAGCTATTTACCTCTGTACCATCTCTCAACGAAGCTGCTTCTTATCTTTCTCAGACAACTTCATTATTCACACGCTGTTTCTCTGACTATTCTG ATCTGTCTTCTAGCGATTCTGGGGTTTCAAATGAGCATGCTCAGGAATTGGTGACCTTTTCTTCTGGACAACCTAGGGGATCTTTTGCTACATCTGGTGATCATGCGTCCTCAAGTGGAAACCACTCAGCATCTGCACAGTCATCTAGTAATGCAACAGATGCTCCCTCTGTACTTGATGGAACACTGAGAAGCTCTGCAGGAGATTCATCTCAAAATTCTAGTGTCCTCGTCAAATCTGATCCTAGTGGCCCAGGCGGCATTTCTATCTTTCAAGG CCTTGTTGACCGGGTGCGAAGAACTGTTCGCGGGTCTGCAGATGATATAGGATGGCTACAACGTGATCCAACAATGCCCCCTGTTGAAGACGGAACTGAAAGGTTCATGGAAATTCTGGGGGATATCAG GCATGGTGTTCACAGATTGCCAAATTCGATGGTTTGTTTGTTGCTTCCAG GTCTTTTCAGCAACCATGGACCTCTATATTTTGTAAATACAAAAATGAGTCTCTCAAAGATGGGTCTGGCCTGTCATATAGCCAAGATTCATAGTGAG GCTTCAGTTGAGAAAAATGCTCGAGAGATAAAAGAATACATTGAGGAATTCTATTGGGGTTCCAAAAAGCGTGTTTTGCTTCTTGGACATAGCAAAGGGGGAATAGATGCAGCAGCTGCTCTATCGTTGTATTGGCCTGACTTGAAAGATAAGGTTGCCGGGTTGGTTTTAGCACAAAGTCCATATGGTGGTAGCCCAATAGCTACGGATATCTTGCGAGAGGGACAGCTTGGTGATTATGTGAACTTACGAAAGCTAATGGAGATTCTGATCTGCAAAGTGATTAAG GGTGATTTGCAAGCTCTGGAAGATTTGActtatgaaaaaagaagagaatttTTGAAGAAACACCCGTTGCCAAAGGAACTCCCTGTTGTTTCATTTCACACAGAAGCTGCAATCTCTCCAGCTGTACTAGCTACATTATCTCGTGTAGCACATGCAGAGCTACCTATGGTTGCTCCTCTTTCTACAGGCCAGCCGGCAAAACTCCCAGTGGTAATTCCCCTTGGTGCAGCTATGGCTGCCTGTGCACAGCTTCTGCAGGTCAGATATGGCAAGAAGAGTGATGGACTTGTCACATGCTGCGATGCAGAAGTTCCTGGATCCATTGTTGTTCGGCCAAAACGTAAATTAGACCATGCCTGGATGGTTTATTCTTCATTGACAGATGACCCTTCTGAAGCAGACGCTTCTCAAGTGTGTGAAGCTCTTTTGACGTTGCTTGTGGAAgttgggaagaagaagagcgaTCATGCAGACATGGAGCAGAAGAAGAGCAATCATGCAGATGTCGGGCAGAAGAAAAGCGATCATGCGAAAGACGAATGA
- the LOC117620057 gene encoding uncharacterized protein LOC117620057 isoform X3 — protein MQDAKPNSSESAPLMAQNDTLRNDGVIPQLFTSVPSLNEAASYLSQTTSLFTRCFSDYSADLSSSDSGVSNEHAQELVTFSSGQPRGSFATSGDHASSSGNHSASAQSSSNATDAPSVLDGTLRSSAGDSSQNSSVLVKSDPSGPGGISIFQGLVDRVRRTVRGSADDIGWLQRDPTMPPVEDGTERFMEILGDIRHGVHRLPNSMVCLLLPGLFSNHGPLYFVNTKMSLSKMGLACHIAKIHSEASVEKNAREIKEYIEEFYWGSKKRVLLLGHSKGGIDAAAALSLYWPDLKDKVAGLVLAQSPYGGSPIATDILREGQLGDYVNLRKLMEILICKVIKGDLQALEDLTYEKRREFLKKHPLPKELPVVSFHTEAAISPAVLATLSRVAHAELPMVAPLSTGQPAKLPVVIPLGAAMAACAQLLQVRYGKKSDGLVTCCDAEVPGSIVVRPKRKLDHAWMVYSSLTDDPSEADASQVCEALLTLLVEVGKKKSDHADMEQKKSNHADVGQKKSDHAKDE, from the exons ATGCAAGATGCAAAGCCCAATTCCAGCGAATCCGCACCGTTGATG GCTCAGAATGATACTTTAAGAAATGATGGGGTCATCCCTCAGCTATTTACCTCTGTACCATCTCTCAACGAAGCTGCTTCTTATCTTTCTCAGACAACTTCATTATTCACACGCTGTTTCTCTGACTATTCTG CAGATCTGTCTTCTAGCGATTCTGGGGTTTCAAATGAGCATGCTCAGGAATTGGTGACCTTTTCTTCTGGACAACCTAGGGGATCTTTTGCTACATCTGGTGATCATGCGTCCTCAAGTGGAAACCACTCAGCATCTGCACAGTCATCTAGTAATGCAACAGATGCTCCCTCTGTACTTGATGGAACACTGAGAAGCTCTGCAGGAGATTCATCTCAAAATTCTAGTGTCCTCGTCAAATCTGATCCTAGTGGCCCAGGCGGCATTTCTATCTTTCAAGG CCTTGTTGACCGGGTGCGAAGAACTGTTCGCGGGTCTGCAGATGATATAGGATGGCTACAACGTGATCCAACAATGCCCCCTGTTGAAGACGGAACTGAAAGGTTCATGGAAATTCTGGGGGATATCAG GCATGGTGTTCACAGATTGCCAAATTCGATGGTTTGTTTGTTGCTTCCAG GTCTTTTCAGCAACCATGGACCTCTATATTTTGTAAATACAAAAATGAGTCTCTCAAAGATGGGTCTGGCCTGTCATATAGCCAAGATTCATAGTGAG GCTTCAGTTGAGAAAAATGCTCGAGAGATAAAAGAATACATTGAGGAATTCTATTGGGGTTCCAAAAAGCGTGTTTTGCTTCTTGGACATAGCAAAGGGGGAATAGATGCAGCAGCTGCTCTATCGTTGTATTGGCCTGACTTGAAAGATAAGGTTGCCGGGTTGGTTTTAGCACAAAGTCCATATGGTGGTAGCCCAATAGCTACGGATATCTTGCGAGAGGGACAGCTTGGTGATTATGTGAACTTACGAAAGCTAATGGAGATTCTGATCTGCAAAGTGATTAAG GGTGATTTGCAAGCTCTGGAAGATTTGActtatgaaaaaagaagagaatttTTGAAGAAACACCCGTTGCCAAAGGAACTCCCTGTTGTTTCATTTCACACAGAAGCTGCAATCTCTCCAGCTGTACTAGCTACATTATCTCGTGTAGCACATGCAGAGCTACCTATGGTTGCTCCTCTTTCTACAGGCCAGCCGGCAAAACTCCCAGTGGTAATTCCCCTTGGTGCAGCTATGGCTGCCTGTGCACAGCTTCTGCAGGTCAGATATGGCAAGAAGAGTGATGGACTTGTCACATGCTGCGATGCAGAAGTTCCTGGATCCATTGTTGTTCGGCCAAAACGTAAATTAGACCATGCCTGGATGGTTTATTCTTCATTGACAGATGACCCTTCTGAAGCAGACGCTTCTCAAGTGTGTGAAGCTCTTTTGACGTTGCTTGTGGAAgttgggaagaagaagagcgaTCATGCAGACATGGAGCAGAAGAAGAGCAATCATGCAGATGTCGGGCAGAAGAAAAGCGATCATGCGAAAGACGAATGA
- the LOC117618184 gene encoding pentatricopeptide repeat-containing protein At1g02060, chloroplastic-like — MAANPISQGQGLAVFRKQLFSPSLKSNSQPDSFLRCYSSQKTENHNENDEQQHRAKQPKSSTPKTKTAKDMARLVNTNTWSSELESSLSTISSSLSKTTVHQTLHLIRTPHKALQFFKWVEVMGFSHNDQSYFLMLEILGRARNLNAARNLLFSIEKKSNGAVKLEDRFFNSLIRNYGRAGLFQESIKLFTTMKSLGVSPSVVSFNSLLSILLKKGRTNMAKNVYDEMLSMYGVTPDTYTFNILIRGFCMNSMVGEGYRFFKDMSGFRCDPDVITYNTLVDGLCRAGKVEIAHNVVNGMSKRSGDLTPNVVTYTTLIRGYCVKQEIDKALSILEEMTTRGLKPNGFTYNTLIKGLCEAQKLDKIKEILEGTMIGGEFTPDTCTFNTLMHSHCNAGNLDEALKVFAKMSELKVPPDSATYSVLICSLCQRGDYPRAEELFDELSKKEILLRDDGCKPLVASYNPIFGYLSSNGKTQKAEEVFRQLMRRGTQDPLSYKTLIMGNCKEGTYEAGYELLVWMLRRDFVPDEEIYVSLIDGLLQKGKPLLAQQTLEKMLKSSHLPQTSTFHSLLAELLKQHCARESASFVTLMLEKKIRQNINLSTHLVRLLFSRGLRDKAFEIVGMLYENGYSIKMEELVCFLCQSRKLLEACEMLQFSLQKHQSVDIDNFNQVIVGLCDINKLTEAFGLYYELVENKGYQQLPCLDSLKSALEVAGRSVEAEFLSKRIPRQQLLDKSGKSRLQLVLLLLIIIILKMSKLEGNGANGSSKQFHAPSRHAPTAGKATVLALGKAFPSQLIPQDCLVEGYIRDTKCVDVAIKEKLERLCKTTTVKTRYTVMSKEILDKYPELATEGSATIRQRLEIANPAVVQMALEASLSCIKEWGRPVEDITHVVYVSSSEIRLPGGDLYLASELGLRNDVGRVMLYFLGCYGGVTGLRVAKDIAENNPGSRVLLTTSETTILGFRPPSQARPYDLVGAALFGDGAAAVIVGSNPKPGQETPFMELNYAVQQFLPDTNNVIDGRLSEEGINFKLGRDLPQKIDENIEEFCKKLMAKASLKDFNELFWAVHPGGPAILNKLESTLKLGSDKLECSRRALMDYGNVSSNTIFYVMENMREELKKKEEREEWGLALAFGPGITFEGILMRSL; from the exons ATGGCCGCGAATCCCATTTCTCAGGGTCAAGGACTAGCAGTCTTCAGAAAGCAACTCTTCAGTCCCAGCCTCAAGTCCAATTCTCAGCCGGATTCTTTTCTCAG GTGCTATTCTTCTCAGAAAACCGAGAACCATAATGAGAATGATGAACAACAGCACAGAGCTAAACAACCCAAATCGTCAaccccaaaaaccaaaacgGCTAAGGATATGGCCAGGCTTGTCAACACCAATACATGGTCGAGTGAGCTTGAGTCTTCTCTCTCTAcaatctcttcctctctctccaaGACCACGGTACACCAAACACTCCACCTTATCAGAACCCCGCACAAAGCCCTTCAGTTCTTTAAGTGGGTAGAGGTAATGGGTTTCTCTCACAATGACCAATCCTACTTCTTGATGCTTGAAATCTTGGGTCGAGCCCGAAATCTCAATGCAGCACgaaatttattgttttcaattgaaaaaaagtCTAATGGTGCAGTTAAACTTGAGGACCGCTTCTTTAATAGCTTAATAAGGAACTATGGTCGAGCTGGGCTGTTCCAAGAGTCTATAAAGCTTTTTACTACAATGAAGTCGCTTGGTGTATCGCCTTCTGTTGTTTCATTCAATAGTCTTCTGTCGATTTTGCTTAAAAAGGGTAGGACAAATATGGCCAAGAATGTGTATGATGAAATGCTCAGTATGTATGGAGTGACACCAGATACATATACATTTAACATTTTGATTAGAGGGTTTTGTATGAACTCCATGGTAGGTGAAGGTTATCGCTTTTTCAAAGATATGTCGGGTTTTAGATGTGACCCGGATGTCATTACCTATAATACTCTTGTTGATGGGCTATGTAGAGCAGGGAAGGTTGAAATTGCCCATAATGTGGTGAATGGTATGAGTAAGAGAAGTGGGGATTTGACTCCAAATGTTGTTACTTATACGACCTTGATTAGAGGGTATTGTGTGAAACAGGAGATTGACAAGGCTTTAAGTATTTTGGAGGAGATGACTACTCGAGGGTTAAAACCAAATGGATTTACCTACAATACTCTAATTAAGGGGCTTTGTGAAGCGCAGAAGCTAGATAAGATAAAAGAGATTTTGGAAGGAACAAtgattggtggagaatttaCTCCAGATACATGTACGTTCAACACATTGATGCATTCACATTGCAATGCAGGAAACTTGGATGAAGCATTGAAGGTTTTTGCAAAGATGTCAGAGTTAAAGGTTCCACCAGATTCAGCTACATACAGTGTTTTGATATGCAGTTTATGTCAACGAGGGGATTACCCTAGAGCAGAGGAGTTGTTTGATGAGttatcaaagaaagaaattttgtTAAGGGATGATGGTTGTAAGCCTCTTGTTGCCTCTTATAACCCTATCTTTGGGTATTTATCTAGTAATGGGAAAACTCAGAAGGCCGAGGAAGTGTTTAGGCAGCTAATGAGAAGAGGAACACAAGACCCTCTGTCCTACAAGACTTTGATCATGGGCAATTGTAAGGAAGGTACATATGAAGCTGGGTATGAACTCTTAGTCTGGATGCTTAGAAGGGATTTTGTGCCTGATGAAGAGATTTATGTATCCTTGATTGATGGCCTCTTGCAGAAGGGTAAGCCCCTTCTTGCCCAACAGACTTTAGAGAAGATGCTAAAGAGCTCTCATCTCCCACAAACGTCTACTTTCCATTCTTTACTTGCAGAACTTTTGAAACAGCATTGTGCCCGTGAATCTGCCAGTTTTGTCACTTTAAtgttggagaaaaaaattagacaaaacaTTAATCTCTCAACACATCTTGTAAGGCTACTTTTCAGTCGTGGGTTACGAGATAAAGCATTTGAGATTGTAGGGATGCTCTATGAGAATGGGTACTCAATTAAAATGGAAGAACTGGTTTGTTTCCTTTGCCAAAGTAGAAAGCTTTTAGAGGCATGTGAAATGTTGCAATTCAGTCTGCAGAAGCATCAAAGTGTCGATATTGATAATTTTAACCAAGTTATTGTAGGGCTTTGtgatataaataaacttacaGAAGCATTTGGCTTGTACTATGAACTGGTTGAAAATAAAGGCTATCAGCAATTGCCGTGCTTAGATTCTCTAAAATCTGCCCTAGAGGTTGCAGGAAGATCAGTTGAAGCTGAGTTTCTATCTAAAAGGATTCCAAGACAGCAGCTGCTGGACAAATCTGGGAAGTCAAGGCTACAACT CGTTCTActcctcctcatcatcatcatcctaaAGATGTCGAAGCTAGAAGGCAATGGCGCTAATGGTTCTTCCAAGCAATTCCATGCACCAAGTAGGCACGCTCCTACAGCAGGGAAGGCAACAGTCCTTGCATTGGGCAAGGCCTTCCCAAGCCAACTGATCCCTCAGGACTGCTTGGTGGAGGGCTACATTCGTGACACAAAATGTGTAGATGTTGCCATTAAGGAGAAATTGGAACGCCTGT GCAAAACCACAACTGTGAAGACTAGATACACAGTCATGTCCAAGGAGATCCTAGACAAATACCCTGAACTAGCAACTGAGGGCTCAGCTACCATCAGACAAAGGCTTGAAATTGCAAACCCTGCAGTGGTACAGATGGCCTTGGAAGCTAGCCTTTCTTGCATCAAGGAATGGGGTAGGCCAGTTGAAGACATCACTCACGTTGTCTACGTATCCTCAAGTGAAATCAGACTACCTGGTGGTGACCTCTACCTTGCCAGCGAGCTTGGCCTGAGGAACGACGTTGGCCGCGTTATGCTCTACTTCCTAGGCTGCTATGGTGGTGTCACCGGCCTCCGGGTTGCAAAAGACATAGCTGAAAACAACCCGGGAAGCCGGGTCTTGCTAACCACTTCTGAGACCACAATTCTTGGTTTCAGGCCACCAAGCCAGGCACGCCCTTACGACCTTGTTGGGGCTGCGCTTTTCGGTGATGGAGCTGCAGCTGTGATCGTTGGAAGCAACCCAAAACCAGGCCAAGAGACTCCTTTCATGGAGCTCAACTATGCTGTCCAGCAGTTCCTCCCTGACACTAACAATGTGATTGATGGGAGGCTCTCAGAAGAAGGCATTAACTTCAAGCTTGGAAGGGACCTGCCTCAGAAGATTGACGAAAACATCGAGGAGTTCTGCAAGAAGCTGATGGCCAAGGCTTCATTGAAGGACTTCAATGAATTGTTCTGGGCTGTTCATCCAGGAGGACCTGCCATTCTTAACAAGCTAGAGAGCACCCTGAAGCTGGGCAGTGATAAGCTAGAGTGCAGCAGGAGGGCTCTGATGGACTATGGAAATGTTagcagcaacaccattttctATGTCATGGAGAATATGAGGGaggagttgaagaagaaggaggagaGGGAAGAATGGGGGCTTGCCTTAGCTTTTGGCCCTGGAATTACATTTGAAGGAATCCTCATGCGCAGCCTGTAG
- the LOC117620057 gene encoding uncharacterized protein LOC117620057 isoform X1: protein MKLRSIMQDAKPNSSESAPLMAQNDTLRNDGVIPQLFTSVPSLNEAASYLSQTTSLFTRCFSDYSADLSSSDSGVSNEHAQELVTFSSGQPRGSFATSGDHASSSGNHSASAQSSSNATDAPSVLDGTLRSSAGDSSQNSSVLVKSDPSGPGGISIFQGLVDRVRRTVRGSADDIGWLQRDPTMPPVEDGTERFMEILGDIRHGVHRLPNSMVCLLLPGLFSNHGPLYFVNTKMSLSKMGLACHIAKIHSEASVEKNAREIKEYIEEFYWGSKKRVLLLGHSKGGIDAAAALSLYWPDLKDKVAGLVLAQSPYGGSPIATDILREGQLGDYVNLRKLMEILICKVIKGDLQALEDLTYEKRREFLKKHPLPKELPVVSFHTEAAISPAVLATLSRVAHAELPMVAPLSTGQPAKLPVVIPLGAAMAACAQLLQVRYGKKSDGLVTCCDAEVPGSIVVRPKRKLDHAWMVYSSLTDDPSEADASQVCEALLTLLVEVGKKKSDHADMEQKKSNHADVGQKKSDHAKDE, encoded by the exons ATG AAACTGAGGTCTATAATGCAAGATGCAAAGCCCAATTCCAGCGAATCCGCACCGTTGATG GCTCAGAATGATACTTTAAGAAATGATGGGGTCATCCCTCAGCTATTTACCTCTGTACCATCTCTCAACGAAGCTGCTTCTTATCTTTCTCAGACAACTTCATTATTCACACGCTGTTTCTCTGACTATTCTG CAGATCTGTCTTCTAGCGATTCTGGGGTTTCAAATGAGCATGCTCAGGAATTGGTGACCTTTTCTTCTGGACAACCTAGGGGATCTTTTGCTACATCTGGTGATCATGCGTCCTCAAGTGGAAACCACTCAGCATCTGCACAGTCATCTAGTAATGCAACAGATGCTCCCTCTGTACTTGATGGAACACTGAGAAGCTCTGCAGGAGATTCATCTCAAAATTCTAGTGTCCTCGTCAAATCTGATCCTAGTGGCCCAGGCGGCATTTCTATCTTTCAAGG CCTTGTTGACCGGGTGCGAAGAACTGTTCGCGGGTCTGCAGATGATATAGGATGGCTACAACGTGATCCAACAATGCCCCCTGTTGAAGACGGAACTGAAAGGTTCATGGAAATTCTGGGGGATATCAG GCATGGTGTTCACAGATTGCCAAATTCGATGGTTTGTTTGTTGCTTCCAG GTCTTTTCAGCAACCATGGACCTCTATATTTTGTAAATACAAAAATGAGTCTCTCAAAGATGGGTCTGGCCTGTCATATAGCCAAGATTCATAGTGAG GCTTCAGTTGAGAAAAATGCTCGAGAGATAAAAGAATACATTGAGGAATTCTATTGGGGTTCCAAAAAGCGTGTTTTGCTTCTTGGACATAGCAAAGGGGGAATAGATGCAGCAGCTGCTCTATCGTTGTATTGGCCTGACTTGAAAGATAAGGTTGCCGGGTTGGTTTTAGCACAAAGTCCATATGGTGGTAGCCCAATAGCTACGGATATCTTGCGAGAGGGACAGCTTGGTGATTATGTGAACTTACGAAAGCTAATGGAGATTCTGATCTGCAAAGTGATTAAG GGTGATTTGCAAGCTCTGGAAGATTTGActtatgaaaaaagaagagaatttTTGAAGAAACACCCGTTGCCAAAGGAACTCCCTGTTGTTTCATTTCACACAGAAGCTGCAATCTCTCCAGCTGTACTAGCTACATTATCTCGTGTAGCACATGCAGAGCTACCTATGGTTGCTCCTCTTTCTACAGGCCAGCCGGCAAAACTCCCAGTGGTAATTCCCCTTGGTGCAGCTATGGCTGCCTGTGCACAGCTTCTGCAGGTCAGATATGGCAAGAAGAGTGATGGACTTGTCACATGCTGCGATGCAGAAGTTCCTGGATCCATTGTTGTTCGGCCAAAACGTAAATTAGACCATGCCTGGATGGTTTATTCTTCATTGACAGATGACCCTTCTGAAGCAGACGCTTCTCAAGTGTGTGAAGCTCTTTTGACGTTGCTTGTGGAAgttgggaagaagaagagcgaTCATGCAGACATGGAGCAGAAGAAGAGCAATCATGCAGATGTCGGGCAGAAGAAAAGCGATCATGCGAAAGACGAATGA